The following are encoded in a window of Impatiens glandulifera chromosome 5, dImpGla2.1, whole genome shotgun sequence genomic DNA:
- the LOC124939798 gene encoding pentatricopeptide repeat-containing protein At3g29230-like: MASSVYSMKNQLTILLKTAKTRSQIRKIHAQLITTNLIGDPFIAGRLLFLLASNITTMTCAELVFSQIHEPNTFSWNTIMNGHISTSNPRKALDFFTQMRNNGITTDAYTYSFVLKACGIIGGLLEGMVIHGEVAKTGFCSNVFVRNGLIGMYWKCKEKGSAELLFGGFLGRDSASWNLMLNGYVGCGDMNDAQKLFDEMPKRDVFSWSIMIDGYGKKLGDVARARLLFDCMPERDQVAWNSMIASYSKIGDISSARQSFDKMEEKNVISWSIMIDGYAQHGCPKESLVLFRDMLRQGIKPDSMSVMGVLSSSAQLGALDNGRWIHKYIDSKSISDMVVQTALIDMYMKCGSIYEACLVFKAMSRRSVLTWNVMITGLGMNGFGKSTLECLARILREGTSMDDLIFLSILNACGLAGFVKEGLAVFDLMRIQKVEPKLEHYGCLIDLLVRAGQLSEAEAVIESMPKNMKPNAAIWGSFLLACRVHKNVAMAERVIKMLVEMGADDCGAYILMSNIYAEAGNWECGMKMRRIMGERNGNKKKEAGRSVIEIDGDVAEFVSGKMVGTRNHQRLEEMLVSFSSLPIDEHVQLMNV, encoded by the exons ATGGCTTCTTCTGTCTATTCCATGAAGAACCAACTCACGATTCTCCTCAAGACAGCCAAAACAAGATCGCAAATTCGAAAAATACACGCCCAGCTAATCACAACGAACCTTATTGGTGACCCCTTCATCGCAGGTCGCTTACTCTTTTTGCTTGCTTCCAACATAACCACAATGACATGTGCAGAACTTGTATTTTCTCAAATTCATGAACCCAATACTTTTTCTTGGAACACAATTATGAACGGCCATATTTCAACCTCAAACCCAAGAAAGGCTTTAGATTTCTTCACCCAAATGCGAAATAATGGGATCACGACAGATGCGTATACTTATTCATTTGTGCTCAAGGCTTGTGGGATTATTGGTGGGTTATTGGAAGGAATGGTTATTCATGGAGAAGTTGCAAAGACAGGGTTTTGCAGCAATGTGTTTGTGAGGAATGGTTTGATTGGGATGTACTGGAAATGTAAAGAAAAGGGTTCTGCTGAGTTGCTGTTTGGTGGATTCTTAGGTAGAGACTCTGCTTCTTGGAACTTGATGCTAAATGGGTACGTGGGTTGTGGAGACATGAATGATGCACAGAAGCTGTTCGATGAAATGCCCAAGAGAGATGTGTTTTCTTGGTCCATTATGATTGATGGGTATGGTAAG AAATTAGGCGATGTGGCTCGTGCGCGTTTACTATTTGACTGCATGCCCGAGAGAGATCAAGTAGCTTGGAACTCAATGATTGCATCATATTCAAAAATTGGAGATATATCCTCAGCTAGACAATCATTTGACAAAATGGAGGAGAAAAATGTGATCTCTTGGAGCATCATGATTGATGGCTATGCTCAACATGGTTGTCCTAAAGAATCTCTGGTCCTCTTTAGGGATATGCTTAGGCAGGGGATCAAACCAGACAGTATGTCAGTAATGGGTGTTTTATCCTCTAGTGCACAATTAGGCGCACTTGATAATGGCAGATGGATACACAAGTATATCGATAGCAAGTCAATTTCAGACATGGTTGTTCAAACCGCATTGATTGATATGTACATGAAGTGTGGAAGCATCTATGAGGCTTGTCTAGTCTTCAAAGCCATGTCCAGAAGAAGCGTTCTTACATGGAATGTGATGATTACTGGTCTTGGCATGAATGGTTTTGGGAAATCTACCCTTGAGTGTCTCGCTAGAATCCTTCGAGAAGGGACTTCAATGGATGATCTGATTTTCCTCAGTATACTTAACGCCTGTGGCCTTGCAGGTTTTGTTAAGGAAGGTCTTGCTGTTTTTGATCTGATGAGAATTCAAAAGGTGGAACCAAAGCTTGAACATTATGgttgtttgattgatttattagtTAGAGCTGGACAACTGAGTGAAGCTGAAGCTGTTATAGAGTCCATGCCCAAGAACATGAAACCGAATGCAGCTATTTGGGGATCTTTTTTACTGGCATGTAGAGTTCATAAAAATGTGGCAATGGCGGAACGTGTAATTAAGATGCTTGTTGAGATGGGAGCTGATGATTGTGGAGCTTACATTCTTATGTCGAATATCTACGCAGAGGCTGGAAACTGGGAATGTGGGATGAAGATGCGGAGAATTATGGGAGAAAGGAACGGTAATAAGAAGAAAGAAGCAGGAAGGAGTGTAATTGAGATAGATGGGGATGTGGCGGAGTTTGTTAGTGGGAAAATGGTTGGTACTCGAAATCATCAACGGTTAGAAGAAATGCTAGTATCCTTTTCGAGTTTACCAATAGACGAACATGTTCAATTAATGAATGTCTGA
- the LOC124939885 gene encoding peroxidase 27-like, with product MAISIIFKLFLVALMVANSQSLTLDYYKKTCPSIEYIVKETTAHYILRAPSLSAPLLRMHFHDCFVRGCDGSVLLNSTKNNKAEKESIPNQTLRGWHVIDAVKTAVESKCPGVVSCADILALVARDAVLLIKGPFWDVPLGRKDGRVSIKTEADNGLPSPFANISSLKSNFGNVGLNSKDLAVLSGGHTIGIGHCFAFNNRLYNFTGKGDTDPSLDPNYITHLKAKCKPGDNTTFVEMDPGSFKSFDNDYYTLVSKRRGLFQSDAALLDDAQTKSYVKLQSATHGSTFFKDFAESMIKMGNIGAGSSGEIRKHCAFVN from the exons ATGGCCATCTCCATCATTTTCAAGCTTTTCTTGGTTGCATTAATGGTAGCAAATTCTCAGAGTCTAACACTCGACTACTACAAGAAAACATGCCCTTCCATTGAATATATTGTCAAAGAGACCACAGCTCATTATATTCTTCGAGCCCCCTCGCTATCCGCTCCATTACTAAGAATGCATTTCCACGATTGCTTTGTTAGG GGATGTGACGGGTCTGTACTTCTAAACTCCACGAAGAATAATAAAGCCGAGAAGGAATCAATCCCAAACCAGACTCTAAGAGGATGGCATGTGATTGACGCGGTGAAGACCGCCGTCGAGAGCAAGTGTCCCGGTGTTGTATCTTGTGCCGACATCTTGGCTTTAGTTGCTAGAGATGCTGTCTTATTG ATAAAAGGACCATTTTGGGATGTGCCTTTAGGACGTAAAGATGGAAGAGTCTCCATCAAGACCGAAGCCGATAATGGCTTGCCATCTCCCTTTGCAAACATATCGTCGCTTAAGAGCAATTTTGGCAACGTAGGTTTGAATTCCAAGGACCTAGCCGTTCTTTCGG GTGGACACACAATTGGAATCGGTCATTGTTTTGCGTTCAACAACAGATTGTACAACTTTACGGGTAAGGGTGATACCGACCCTTCATTGGATCCTAACTACATTACCCACCTAAAGGCAAAGTGTAAGCCCGGAGACAACACCACTTTCGTGGAAATGGACCCCGGGAGCTTTAAATCCTTTGACAACGATTACTACACATTGGTATCCAAGAGACGTGGATTGTTTCAATCTGATGCCGCCCTTCTCGACGATGCTCAAACTAAATCCTACGTTAAACTTCAATCTGCTACTCATGGTTCTACCTTCTTTAAGGACTTTGCCGAGTCTATGATTAAGATGGGAAATATTGGAGCTGGAAGTTCTGGTGAAATAAGGAAGCATTGTGCTTTTGTCAACTAA